Proteins from a genomic interval of Colletes latitarsis isolate SP2378_abdomen chromosome 3, iyColLati1, whole genome shotgun sequence:
- the Mof gene encoding males absent on the first, whose translation MAESEQRSKENCTMGSKETMVKQEKRENTLTNGGKGSGDDADSLEELPLDIGEHYLVRRSDDSWHPAEIIQTRYNESEGHYEYYVHYEGHNRRLDEWVPRDRIMSSRFDMSDRSWKCGDRNSSTDLLADSTDRKITRNQKRRHDEINHVQKTYAEMDPTTAALEKEHEAITKVKYIDKIQIGKYEIDTWYFSPYPEEYGKQPKLWICEYCLKYMRLEKTYRYHMSECTHRQPVGKEIYRKGTLSIWEVDGREHKIYCQNLCLLAKLFLDHKTLYFDVEPFLFYILCEVDKHGAHLVGYFSKEKESPDGNNVACILTLPPFQRQGYGKLLIAFSYELSRIEQTVGSPEKPLSDLGKLSYRSYWSWILLEILRDFRGTLSIKDLSQMTSISQTDIISTLQSMNMVKYWKGQHVICVTPKLVEEHIKSSQYKRPRLTVDSTALRWGAPPRKNVKPGKK comes from the exons ATGGCCGAGTCGGAACAAAGGAGTAAAGAGAATTGTACCATGGGATCAAAGGAAACGATGGTAAAGCAAGAAAAGCGTGAGAACACGTTGACGAATGGCGGGAAGGGCTCCGGCGATGACGCGGACAGCCTCGAAGAATTGCCTCTCGATATAGGCGAACACTATCTCGTTCGCAGATCCGACGATTCTTGGC aCCCTGCAGAAATTATACAAACTCGATATAACGAAAGTGAAGGTCACTATGAATACTATGTGCACTACGAAGGACATAATAGAAGATTGGATGAATGGGTGCCAAGGGACAGAATCATGTCTAGTAGATTTGACATGAGTGATAGAAGCTGGAAGTGTGGAGATAGAAATTCCAGTACAGATTTATTGGCAGATTCCACAGATCGTAAAATTACAAGAAATCAGAAAAGGAGGCACGATGAGATTAATCATGTACAAAAG ACATATGCAGAAATGGATCCAACAACAGCAGCTTTAGAGAAAGAACACGAGGCAATAACAAAAGTCAAATACATTGACAAAATTCAAATTG GAAAATATGAAATTGATACTTGGTACTTTAGTCCGTATCCAGAAGAGTATGGTAAACAACCTAAACTATGGATATGTGAATATTGCTTGAAATACATGCGTCTTGAGAAAACATACAGATATCATATG AGTGAATGTACTCACAGGCAACCAGTTGGAAAAGAAATATATCGCAAAGGCACATTGAGCATTTGGGAAGTCGACGGTCGAGAacacaaaatatattgtcaaaacttaTGCTTACTAGCAAAATTATTCTTAGATCACAAAACTCTATATTTCGATGTCGAACCATTTCTTTTTTATATCCTCTGTGAAGTTGATAAACACGGAGCGCATTTGGTTGGTTATTTTTCAAAG GAGAAAGAATCGCCCGATGGCAACAATGTCGCTTGCATTTTAACGTTGCCACCATTTCAAAGACAAGGATACGGAAAACTTTTAATCGCCTTCAGCTATGAACTGAGCAGAATAGAACAGACTGTCGGTAGTCCTGAAAAGCCATTGAGCGATTTAGGAAAATTGTCATACAGAAGTTACTGGAGCTGGATTCTTTTAGAAATCTTGAGAGATTTTCGAGGCACTCTAAGTATTAAAGATTTAAG CCAGATGACGAGTATTTCACAGACAGATATTATATCGACACTGCAGAGTATGAACATGGTCAAGTACTGGAAGGGACAACACGTAATCTGCGTAACGCCTAAACTGGTCGAAGAACACATTAAAAGCAGTCAGTACAAGAGACCACGGTTGACTGTGGACAGCACCGCGCTCAGGTGGGGAGCGCCGCCTCGGAAAAATGTAAAACCTGGCAAGAAGTAG
- the LOC143340760 gene encoding pre-mRNA-splicing factor RBM22, whose product MATSKTTNTYNRQNWEDAEFPILCQTCLGDNPYIRMTKERYGKECKICMRPFTVFRWCPGARMRFKKTEVCQTCSRLKNVCQTCLLDLEYGLPIQVRDAALKIKDDLPRSDVNKEYYVQNIDSEIGKIDPTSPAGAVGKSAAASDLLMKLARTSPYYKRNRPHICSFWVKGECKRGEECPYRHEKPTDPDDPLADQNIKDRYYGVNDPVADKLMRRAAAMPKLDPPEDKSITTLYIGNLGDVLTEKQLRDHFYQYGEIRSVTMVPRQQCAFIQYTQRSAAEAAAERTFNKLILGGRRLTIKWGRSQGRQTVSAAEATREILEPVPGLPGALPPPPENIGNNFFNLQTTPGMIPPMMIPPPPVAPQFMFPPQMAAAAAATPIFPPGTTPIHYPSQDPSRMGASQGIGKPWPEE is encoded by the exons ATGGCTACGTCGAAAACAACAAATACATATAATAGACAGAATTGGGAAGATGCT GAATTTCCAATACTATGTCAGACTTGTTTAGGTGATAATCCATATATTCGAATG ACAAAGGAAAGGTATGGAAAGGAATGTAAAATTTGTATGCGACCATTCACAGTATTCAGATGGTGTCCTGGTGCAAGAATGCGTTTTAAAAAGACTGAAGTGTGTCAGACTTGCAGTCGTTTAAAAAATGTGTGCCAAACTTGTTTGCTTGACTTGGAATATGGATTGCCAATTCAAGTACGCGATGCAGCTCTTAAAATTAAAGATGATTTGCCTAGGTCAGATGTAAACAAAGAATATTACGTACAAAACATAGATAGTGAAATTGGCAAAATAGATCCAACATCACCAGCAGGTGCTGTTGGTAAATCTGCAGCAGCCAGTGATTTATTAATGAAACTGGCAAGAACAAGTCCTTATTACAAAAGAAATAGACCACACATTTGTTCCTTCTGGGTTAAAGGAGAATGTAAAAGAGGAGAAGAATGTCCATATCGTCATGAGAAGCCTACAGATCCTGATGATCCATTGGCTGATCAAAATATCAAGGATCGTTATTACGGAGTAAATGATCCTGTCGCGGATAAATTAATGCGTAGAGCTGCAGCCATGCCCAAATTAGATCCACCAGAAGATAAATCCATCACAACTTTATATATTGGCAACTTAGGAGATGTCTTAACGGAAAAGCAATTACGCGATCATTTCTATCAGTATGGAGAAATACGTTCAGTAACAATGGTTCCTCGTCAGCAGTGTGCTTTTATTCAATATACTCAGAGAAGTGCTGCTGAAGCTGCAGCAGAAAGGACATTTAATAAACTGATATTAGGAGGAAGAAGGTTGACTATTAAATGGGGACGTTCGCAAGGAAGACAAACCGTATCTGCGGCCGAAGCAACTAGAGAAATTTTAGAACCAGTACCAGGTTTACCTGGTGCTTTACCACCACCACCAGAAAACATAGGAAATAACTTCTTCAACTTACAAACTACACCTGGCATGATACCACCAATGATGATTCCTCCTCCACCAGTTGCTCCTCAATTTATGTTTCCACCACAAatggctgctgctgctgctgcaacACCAATTTTCCCACCAGGGACTACTCCAATACATTATCCGAGTCAGGATCCATCAAGAATGGGTGCATCTCAAGGTATAGGAAAACCTTGGCCTGAAGAATAA
- the Daao1 gene encoding D-amino acid oxidase 1, producing the protein MKVAIVGGGVVGLTTALQLQRELRNVQVGVFASDFDRTVSHVAAGIFRVSSSYSGPTEKITREWIQDSYEYYDNIRKTHEASFAGVTSISGYMFANSSSETVKSYWIENLVPVYRRATNEEFQLVGGNWKYGSFFTTLLTDCKLYLPWARRKLQENGAKLEIKKLTSLTELATDWNMIINCTGFGARSLCNDRRLVPIRGQVIKVQAPWLKTFFYGELDTYIIPGFNGMVTLGGSRSFDSENMKLCPHESAAIRERCENFVPALKRATVLREEVGLRPHRENNVRVEAEHITNGSSKAILVHNYGHGGYGVCTAPGTAKYAVTLAKEMHGSSVAKL; encoded by the exons ATGAAAGTGGCTATCGTTGGAGGTGGAGTGGTCGGTTTAACAACGGCTTTGCAGTTGCAACGAGAGTTACGTAATGTCCAAGTCGGGGTGTTTGCTTCAGACTTCGATCGCACCGTCAGCCATGTTGCTGCTGGAATATTCAGAGTCAGCTCTTCGTACTCTGGACCAACCGAAAAGATAACCAG GGAATGGATACAAGATTCGTATGAATATTACGATAATATCCGCAAAACGCACGAAGCTTCGTTCGCTGGAGTAACAAGTATTTCCGGTTACATGTTTGCCAACTCCTCTTCAGAAACCGTTAAG AGTTACTGGATCGAAAATTTGGTGCCAGTATACAGGAGAGCTACGAACGAGGAGTTTCAATTGGTTGGTGGTAACTGGAAATATGGATCGTTCTTCACAACTCTCCTTACAGATTGTAAACTGTACCTTCCATGGGCACGCAGGAA ATTACAAGAAAACGGAGCCAAACTGGAAATTAAAAAACTGACCTCCTTGACAGAATTGGCTACAGACTGGAATATGATTATAAACTGTACAGGTTTTGGTGCACGATCCCTGTGTAACGATAGACGTCTTGTTCCTATACGTGGCCAAGTAATCAAA GTACAGGCACCGTGGCTGAAAACATTCTTTTACGGCGAGTTGGACACTTACATTATACCAGGATTTAATGGTATGGTCACTCTCGGAGGCTCGAGAAGTTTTGATTCCGAAAATATGAAACTGTGCCCACACGAATCGGCGGCAATTCGCGAGAGATGTGAGAATTTCGTGCCAGCCCTAAAAAGAGCCACAGTTTTACGCGAGGAGGTCGGTTTGAGACCGCACAGGGAAAACAATGTTAGAGTAGAGGCCGAGCACATTACAAACGGATCTTCCAAAGCCATT TTGGTGCATAATTACGGACACGGTGGATACGGAGTATGTACAGCCCCTGGAACTGCCAAGTACGCCGTGACATTAGCAAAGGAAATGCATGGGTCCTCTGTTGCAAAATTATAA